One Deinococcus grandis DNA window includes the following coding sequences:
- a CDS encoding SDR family oxidoreductase, producing MTTPASTTTIAVTGATGQLGRLTLQALLDRGVPAGNLVALVRDPAKAADLAAQGVQVRQADYKQPETLRAALNGVNRLLLVSSNDFDDRVGQHRNVINAARDAGVGLIAYTSILNADRSEMILAGDHKATEALLRDSGVPFTLLRNGWYTENYDLKGAVKNGAILGAAGTHALNPAPRRDYAEAAAAVLSTDGHAGQTYELAGDEAVTLADLAAEVARQSGQPVAYHDLSADEYARTLAGFGVPEGFAHVLADSDTGITRGELASESRDLSRLIGRPTTPTTQAVRDALTA from the coding sequence ATGACCACCCCAGCCAGCACCACCACCATCGCCGTCACCGGCGCCACCGGCCAGCTCGGCCGCCTCACCCTCCAGGCCCTCCTGGACCGGGGCGTGCCCGCCGGGAACCTCGTCGCGCTCGTCCGCGACCCCGCGAAAGCCGCCGACCTCGCCGCTCAGGGCGTCCAGGTGCGCCAGGCCGACTACAAACAACCCGAGACCCTCCGCGCCGCCCTGAACGGCGTGAACCGCCTGCTGCTCGTCTCCAGCAACGACTTCGATGACCGCGTCGGCCAGCACCGAAACGTCATCAATGCCGCCCGCGACGCCGGGGTGGGCCTAATCGCGTACACCAGCATCCTGAACGCCGACCGCAGCGAGATGATCCTCGCCGGCGACCATAAGGCCACCGAGGCCCTCCTGCGTGACTCCGGCGTGCCCTTCACGCTGCTACGCAACGGCTGGTACACCGAGAACTACGACCTCAAGGGAGCCGTGAAGAACGGGGCGATCCTCGGTGCCGCCGGGACGCACGCGCTGAACCCCGCACCCCGCCGGGACTACGCCGAGGCCGCCGCCGCCGTCCTGAGCACCGACGGGCACGCCGGGCAGACCTACGAACTCGCCGGGGACGAGGCCGTCACCCTGGCCGACCTTGCCGCCGAGGTGGCCCGCCAGAGCGGCCAGCCCGTCGCGTACCACGACCTCAGCGCCGACGAGTACGCCCGGACCCTCGCCGGATTCGGCGTGCCCGAGGGCTTCGCGCACGTCCTGGCCGACAGCGACACCGGCATCACGCGCGGCGAACTCGCCAGCGAGAGCCGCGACCTGAGCCGACTGATCGGCCGCCCCACCACGCCTACCACGCAGGCCGTGCGGGACGCCCTCACCGCCTGA
- a CDS encoding DUF2268 domain-containing putative Zn-dependent protease (predicted Zn-dependent protease with a strongly conserved HExxH motif): MRPNPRPNLFHLLNAGGQLPPDLAPQLEEVGRAAFLRLADRLGLDGVDAALYVSPWTIPETGLVGNAPDGHSVHVAVTPGSPHFRAGWRRELPATLAHELHHARRWRHADLGTLLDALVFEGLALHFEAGERGEVPLYARPTSDLDGLWKRAQAQLDGPYEYHAWFMGSAAQDLPRWGGYALGFELVRRFLNGAGGDAVTHAAIPSEDLRHAWGQAVTAGG; this comes from the coding sequence ATGCGCCCGAACCCCCGCCCCAACCTCTTCCACCTGCTGAACGCCGGGGGGCAACTCCCGCCCGACCTCGCCCCGCAGCTCGAGGAGGTCGGGCGCGCCGCCTTCCTGCGCCTCGCGGACCGGCTGGGCCTGGACGGCGTGGACGCCGCGCTGTACGTCAGCCCCTGGACGATCCCCGAGACGGGACTGGTCGGGAACGCCCCGGACGGCCACAGCGTCCACGTCGCCGTGACGCCGGGCAGTCCGCACTTCCGGGCCGGGTGGCGGCGGGAACTGCCCGCGACGCTCGCGCACGAACTGCACCACGCGCGGCGCTGGCGGCACGCGGACCTGGGCACGCTGCTGGACGCCCTGGTGTTCGAGGGCCTTGCCCTGCACTTCGAGGCCGGGGAGCGCGGCGAGGTGCCCCTGTACGCCCGCCCCACCAGCGACCTGGACGGGCTGTGGAAACGGGCGCAGGCGCAGCTGGACGGACCCTACGAGTACCACGCGTGGTTCATGGGGTCCGCCGCGCAGGACCTGCCCCGCTGGGGCGGCTACGCGCTGGGGTTCGAACTGGTCCGGCGGTTCCTGAACGGGGCGGGTGGGGACGCCGTGACGCACGCGGCCATCCCGTCGGAGGACCTGCGGCACGCCTGGGGGCAGGCCGTTACAGCCGGTGGGTGA
- a CDS encoding histidine phosphatase family protein → MRLWIIRHGETKGNQAGILRGASSANDEITDTGYGQARAMAGRIGGGEPRPQAVYASRYRRAQQTAQPLAERLGVPLTVLPGVHEVDCGEWAGEPYSALKQHPERLELGGGELGFRGGETFREIAARFRVDVDGLPERDAALVSHGGIIRIALADLLGLDVREVWRGGEFMLKNAEWVVLERQQGAWSLLE, encoded by the coding sequence ATGCGACTGTGGATCATCCGGCACGGCGAGACGAAGGGCAATCAGGCGGGCATCCTGCGCGGCGCGAGCAGCGCGAACGATGAGATCACCGACACGGGTTACGGTCAGGCGCGGGCTATGGCCGGGCGGATCGGCGGGGGAGAGCCGCGCCCGCAGGCGGTGTATGCCAGCCGGTATCGCCGCGCGCAGCAGACGGCGCAGCCCCTGGCGGAGCGGCTGGGCGTGCCGCTCACGGTCCTTCCCGGTGTGCACGAGGTGGACTGCGGCGAGTGGGCGGGCGAGCCGTACTCGGCCCTGAAGCAGCATCCGGAACGCCTGGAACTGGGTGGCGGCGAGCTGGGCTTCCGGGGGGGTGAGACGTTCCGGGAGATTGCGGCGCGGTTCCGCGTCGACGTGGACGGACTGCCGGAACGGGACGCGGCGCTGGTATCGCACGGTGGGATCATCCGGATTGCCCTGGCGGACCTGCTGGGCCTGGACGTCCGGGAGGTCTGGCGTGGTGGTGAGTTCATGCTGAAGAACGCCGAATGGGTCGTGCTGGAGCGGCAGCAGGGGGCGTGGTCCCTGCTGGAATAG
- a CDS encoding sugar ABC transporter substrate-binding protein, with product MKRSLTLLALALAGSAHAATLTVWTHFNDKAEVAWLAGQVKTYQNLSGNTVKVVNVPLDKIVDQLLKTAKQGKGPDVIVTLPQDRIGQLAQAGVIEPLTRTARRSEFDQTTIRALTVGGKLYGLPMFAESVALVYNRKLVPTAPATWADFLKVAKRNTDASAGRYGFLTDLSNAYMNYGFFSAYGSYVFGDQDGTLDVRDIGLNNSGARKALSLMNDLRFKDRLVPADMTGDKVKAAFLKGNAAMIVTGPWDMGDIKKAGITYGITSVPMPPGATGKWSPFVGVQGVVLNAYGTQKDLATQFAEGLVTSVAQLSFNQAGGRIPVNIGVRMRLGGNPIVAGFGRIISGGTPMPNVPAMGQVWGPWSDAVNASVQKPAQDYATLLDTAVKAMQKTIK from the coding sequence ATGAAACGATCCCTCACCCTGCTGGCCCTCGCTCTGGCGGGCAGCGCCCACGCCGCCACCCTCACCGTCTGGACGCACTTCAACGACAAGGCCGAAGTCGCGTGGCTCGCCGGTCAGGTCAAGACCTACCAGAACCTCAGCGGCAACACCGTCAAGGTCGTCAACGTCCCCCTCGACAAGATCGTCGACCAGCTCCTGAAAACCGCGAAGCAGGGCAAGGGCCCCGACGTGATCGTCACCCTCCCGCAGGACCGCATCGGCCAGCTGGCCCAGGCGGGCGTGATCGAACCCCTGACCCGCACCGCCCGCCGCAGCGAATTCGACCAGACCACCATCCGCGCCCTGACCGTCGGCGGCAAACTGTACGGCCTGCCCATGTTCGCCGAGAGCGTCGCCCTGGTGTACAACAGGAAACTCGTCCCCACCGCCCCCGCCACCTGGGCGGACTTCCTGAAGGTCGCGAAGCGGAACACCGACGCGAGCGCCGGACGCTACGGCTTCCTGACCGACCTGAGCAACGCCTACATGAACTACGGGTTCTTCAGCGCGTACGGCTCGTACGTGTTCGGAGACCAGGACGGCACCCTGGACGTGCGCGACATCGGCCTGAACAACAGCGGCGCCCGCAAGGCCCTGAGCCTCATGAACGACCTGCGCTTCAAGGACCGACTCGTGCCCGCCGACATGACCGGCGACAAGGTCAAGGCCGCGTTCCTGAAAGGCAACGCCGCCATGATCGTCACCGGCCCCTGGGACATGGGTGACATCAAGAAGGCGGGCATCACCTACGGCATCACGAGCGTCCCCATGCCCCCCGGCGCGACCGGCAAGTGGAGCCCGTTCGTGGGCGTGCAGGGCGTCGTGCTGAACGCGTACGGCACCCAGAAGGACCTCGCCACGCAGTTCGCCGAGGGTCTGGTCACCAGCGTCGCGCAGCTGTCCTTCAACCAGGCGGGCGGACGCATCCCCGTGAACATCGGCGTCCGCATGCGCCTGGGGGGCAACCCCATCGTGGCGGGCTTCGGCCGGATCATCAGCGGCGGCACCCCCATGCCCAACGTGCCCGCCATGGGTCAGGTGTGGGGCCCCTGGAGTGACGCCGTGAACGCCAGCGTGCAGAAACCCGCCCAGGACTACGCCACGCTGCTCGACACGGCCGTCAAGGCCATGCAGAAGACCATCAAGTAA
- a CDS encoding C40 family peptidase — MTTPTLPDARTHASDPHMKIAEDALRAHLTEPGWRFVAPTPAHTGAARLSLRAHPDPDAAQVSEALPGEPLDLLWENAGGWAYVRTTQDRYLGWARADGLHARPWQPDLTVTARRAHAYAGPKISQPIRAELAFGARLARGGGEIVTEQHRRWVPVVLPGGTDAWVQEVTLAPLEGDLLTFALGFLDTPYVWGGRSAWGLDCSGLTQLVYGAFGRPLPRDADQQQEALAPVTDAQPGDLAFFPGHVGLMLGDRRMLHANATHMRVTVETLGEGEYGTRLQSELSGFGRWTQ; from the coding sequence GTGACCACCCCGACCCTCCCGGACGCCCGCACCCACGCGAGCGACCCGCACATGAAGATCGCCGAGGACGCCCTGCGCGCCCACCTGACTGAACCCGGCTGGCGCTTCGTGGCCCCCACCCCCGCCCACACCGGAGCGGCCCGCCTGAGCCTGCGCGCCCACCCCGACCCCGACGCCGCGCAGGTCAGCGAGGCGCTGCCCGGCGAACCCCTGGACCTGCTGTGGGAGAACGCGGGCGGCTGGGCGTACGTCCGGACCACCCAGGACCGGTACCTGGGCTGGGCCCGCGCCGACGGCCTGCACGCGCGCCCCTGGCAGCCGGACCTGACCGTCACCGCCCGCCGCGCCCACGCGTACGCCGGGCCGAAGATCAGCCAGCCCATCCGCGCGGAACTCGCGTTCGGCGCGAGGCTCGCCCGGGGCGGCGGCGAGATCGTCACCGAGCAGCATCGCCGCTGGGTGCCAGTCGTCCTGCCCGGCGGCACAGACGCCTGGGTGCAGGAGGTGACCCTCGCCCCGCTGGAGGGCGACCTGCTGACGTTCGCCCTGGGCTTCCTCGACACGCCCTACGTGTGGGGCGGGCGCAGCGCCTGGGGCCTGGACTGCTCCGGCCTGACGCAGCTCGTGTACGGCGCGTTCGGCCGCCCCCTGCCCCGCGACGCGGACCAGCAGCAGGAGGCTCTCGCGCCCGTCACGGACGCGCAGCCCGGCGACCTCGCGTTCTTCCCCGGTCACGTCGGCCTGATGCTGGGCGACCGGCGGATGCTGCACGCGAACGCCACGCACATGCGCGTCACCGTCGAGACGCTCGGCGAGGGCGAGTACGGCACGCGCCTCCAGTCGGAGCTCAGCGGCTTCGGACGGTGGACGCAGTGA
- a CDS encoding dipeptide epimerase, protein MIAATSPTVTWETLDLHTAQPFGIARWTHSVYPRTIVTLTHGGLTGRGEAAPNAFYGETRGTVEAVLPILADAVQDPWDWDGLHARLSARMPYDHPSVKCALEMAAVEWCAARAGVPVWQLLGLSPAPLPESSYTVSIADLDDMRRQAREAAARGHGVLKVKLGTDRDEAIIAALREEAPHVRLRVDANAAWTRTQARRMLGVLEAADVEFVEQPLAAGDLDGHAALRAVAGVPIVADESLHHVGDVLALARAFDGVNLKLAKLGGPLQALRALRLARAHGMSVMMGCMIESSLGIAAAAHLAGACDWADLDGALLLADDPFTGLDWQAGHLARPAGSGWGVERRTP, encoded by the coding sequence GTGATCGCCGCGACCTCCCCCACCGTCACGTGGGAGACGCTGGACCTGCACACCGCGCAGCCCTTCGGCATCGCCCGCTGGACGCACAGCGTCTACCCCCGCACCATCGTCACCCTGACCCACGGCGGCCTGACCGGACGCGGCGAGGCCGCCCCGAACGCCTTCTACGGCGAGACGCGCGGCACTGTCGAGGCCGTCCTGCCCATCCTGGCCGACGCCGTTCAGGATCCCTGGGACTGGGACGGCCTGCACGCCCGCCTCTCGGCCCGCATGCCCTACGACCACCCCAGCGTGAAGTGCGCGCTGGAGATGGCGGCCGTCGAGTGGTGCGCCGCGCGCGCCGGGGTGCCGGTCTGGCAGTTGCTCGGCCTGAGCCCCGCGCCCCTTCCCGAGAGCAGCTATACCGTCAGCATCGCCGACCTGGACGACATGCGCAGGCAGGCGCGCGAGGCCGCCGCGCGCGGGCACGGCGTCCTGAAGGTCAAGCTGGGCACCGACCGCGACGAGGCGATCATCGCCGCGCTGCGCGAGGAAGCCCCGCACGTCCGCCTGCGCGTGGATGCCAACGCCGCCTGGACCCGCACCCAGGCCCGCCGGATGCTCGGCGTGCTGGAGGCCGCCGACGTGGAATTCGTCGAGCAGCCCCTCGCCGCCGGGGACCTGGACGGGCACGCCGCGCTGCGCGCCGTGGCAGGGGTGCCCATCGTTGCGGACGAGAGCCTGCACCACGTCGGTGACGTCCTGGCGCTGGCCCGCGCGTTCGACGGCGTGAACCTCAAGCTCGCCAAGCTCGGCGGGCCCCTCCAGGCGCTACGGGCGCTGCGGCTGGCGCGCGCGCACGGGATGTCCGTCATGATGGGCTGCATGATCGAGAGCAGCCTCGGCATCGCCGCCGCCGCGCACCTCGCGGGCGCGTGCGACTGGGCCGACCTGGACGGCGCGCTCCTCCTCGCGGACGACCCGTTCACGGGCCTGGACTGGCAGGCGGGCCACCTCGCGCGCCCAGCGGGCAGCGGCTGGGGCGTGGAGCGGCGCACCCCATGA
- a CDS encoding metallophosphoesterase family protein produces the protein MRLAFISDIHGNIHALTAVKRFLSENIVNQVVVVGDLVGYGASPGPVIDFVKREGWTVGLGSSDMRVAMDMGDRADRKGVADQVLNWTKKMLTPEQVDFLRRLPPGGRIMTPVGRVRFFHGSPHDPEQRLDLMAAERELESLAESLGSRVVVVGGTHVPFMRVIGETTFVDPGSVGLTLNHEPGADVVIVDCVGRKPKVSLHKVTYDFASSAFDIMAWNLPPVIADVIRTGRMG, from the coding sequence TTGAGACTGGCGTTTATCAGTGACATTCACGGGAACATTCACGCGTTGACGGCGGTGAAGCGGTTCCTGTCGGAAAATATCGTGAATCAGGTGGTCGTCGTGGGTGACCTGGTCGGGTACGGCGCGAGCCCGGGTCCGGTGATCGATTTCGTGAAGCGGGAGGGCTGGACGGTGGGTCTGGGGTCCAGTGACATGCGCGTGGCGATGGACATGGGGGACCGCGCGGACCGTAAGGGCGTGGCGGATCAGGTGCTGAACTGGACGAAGAAGATGCTCACGCCGGAGCAGGTGGATTTCCTGCGGCGCCTGCCGCCGGGGGGGCGGATCATGACGCCGGTGGGGCGCGTGCGGTTCTTCCATGGCAGTCCGCATGATCCGGAGCAGCGGCTGGACCTGATGGCGGCCGAGCGGGAACTGGAGTCCCTGGCGGAGTCGCTGGGGTCGCGGGTGGTCGTGGTGGGTGGGACGCACGTGCCGTTCATGCGGGTGATCGGTGAGACGACGTTCGTGGATCCGGGGAGTGTGGGGTTGACGTTGAATCATGAGCCGGGTGCGGACGTGGTGATCGTGGACTGCGTGGGGCGCAAACCGAAGGTGTCGCTGCACAAGGTGACGTACGATTTCGCGTCCTCTGCTTTTGACATCATGGCGTGGAATCTGCCGCCGGTGATCGCGGACGTGATCCGCACGGGCCGCATGGGCTGA
- a CDS encoding Gfo/Idh/MocA family protein has protein sequence MTLRVAIIGTGNRGGDVYARLLTGHGAQVTHVVDARAARLQEVAARHAVPPERQFRDPDAFFALGRVADAVVIATPDDQHVRPCVQALALGYDVLLEKPICLTEADLDLLQAAEAASTGRVTVCHVLRAAPFFREVRSVLDSGALGTLIGIQHAENVAHWHYAHSYVRGNWRASPPAAPFLLAKSCHDLDLLRAFAGSPPDRVTSEGSLHHFRPEHAPPGATDRCVTCPVQGCPSDARRIYLTRDPHAWPVTVLTAGGISLQDALEHGPYGECVYLGKNDVVDHQAVTIRFRSGVTAQLTVSAFTHNNTRTLKLLGTHGELRGHMDHHALELHDFRTGHSQRWTVEASGNHGGGDDGLIQAWLSSLRGHTPPPTPLSESLDSHRMAFAAERARHLGTVEEVC, from the coding sequence ATGACCCTCCGCGTGGCGATCATCGGGACGGGGAACCGCGGCGGGGACGTGTACGCCCGCCTCCTCACGGGGCACGGCGCGCAGGTCACGCACGTCGTGGACGCCCGCGCGGCCCGCCTGCAGGAAGTCGCCGCCCGGCACGCCGTCCCACCCGAACGGCAGTTCCGCGACCCGGACGCCTTCTTCGCGCTGGGCCGCGTGGCGGACGCCGTCGTGATCGCGACGCCCGACGATCAGCACGTCCGGCCCTGCGTTCAGGCCCTTGCCCTGGGCTATGACGTGCTGCTGGAAAAACCCATCTGCCTGACCGAGGCGGACCTCGACCTCCTCCAGGCCGCCGAGGCGGCCAGCACCGGGCGGGTCACGGTCTGCCACGTCCTGCGCGCCGCGCCCTTCTTCCGGGAGGTGCGGAGCGTGCTGGACAGCGGCGCGCTGGGCACCCTGATCGGCATCCAGCACGCGGAGAACGTCGCCCACTGGCACTACGCGCACTCCTACGTGCGTGGCAACTGGCGCGCGTCACCGCCCGCCGCGCCGTTCCTGCTCGCCAAGAGCTGCCACGACCTCGACCTGCTGCGCGCCTTCGCCGGAAGCCCGCCCGACCGCGTGACCAGCGAGGGCAGCCTGCACCACTTCCGCCCTGAGCACGCCCCACCCGGCGCGACCGACCGCTGCGTCACCTGCCCCGTGCAGGGCTGCCCGTCCGACGCGCGGCGCATCTACCTCACCCGCGACCCGCACGCGTGGCCCGTCACGGTCCTCACCGCCGGAGGCATCAGCCTCCAGGACGCCCTCGAACACGGTCCGTACGGCGAATGCGTGTACCTCGGGAAGAACGACGTCGTGGACCACCAGGCCGTCACCATCCGCTTCCGCAGTGGCGTCACCGCGCAACTGACGGTCAGCGCGTTCACGCACAACAACACCCGCACCCTGAAACTCCTCGGGACGCACGGCGAACTGCGCGGCCACATGGACCACCACGCACTCGAACTCCACGACTTCCGCACCGGCCACAGCCAGCGCTGGACCGTCGAGGCGAGTGGAAACCATGGCGGCGGGGACGACGGCCTCATCCAGGCGTGGCTCTCCAGTCTGCGCGGCCACACCCCCCCACCCACTCCCCTGTCCGAATCGCTGGACTCCCACCGCATGGCCTTCGCCGCCGAACGCGCCCGGCATCTCGGCACGGTGGAGGAGGTCTGCTGA
- a CDS encoding Rrf2 family transcriptional regulator → MNSQYAVAVHVLSIISQFPEHSSSADIAASVGTNPVVIRTVTGLLRRADLLATQQGVSGARLTRDPRDITLLDVYRAVNGEASVFRLHEHPHPACPVGANIQATLEARFGCAQAAMEAELARTTLADVLGDLAARAG, encoded by the coding sequence GTGAACAGTCAGTATGCCGTGGCGGTGCATGTCCTCAGCATCATCAGCCAGTTCCCCGAGCACTCCAGTTCGGCCGATATCGCCGCCAGCGTCGGGACCAACCCGGTCGTGATCCGGACCGTCACGGGCCTGCTGCGCCGCGCGGACCTGCTGGCCACCCAGCAGGGTGTCAGCGGCGCGCGCCTGACCCGCGACCCGCGCGACATCACCCTGCTGGACGTGTACCGCGCCGTGAACGGCGAGGCCAGCGTGTTCCGCCTGCACGAGCATCCGCACCCGGCCTGCCCGGTCGGCGCGAACATCCAGGCCACCCTGGAAGCCCGCTTCGGGTGCGCGCAGGCCGCGATGGAAGCCGAACTGGCCCGCACGACCCTCGCGGATGTGCTGGGGGACCTGGCCGCCCGGGCAGGCTGA
- a CDS encoding alanine--glyoxylate aminotransferase family protein, with amino-acid sequence MADATPEHTLLTPGPTPIHPRAMQALTRPMLGHMDPEVFALNREIQADLRVMYGTEESTFTALLAGTGSLGMEAGFANLVEAGDDILVCANGSFGRRMAEMAARYGARVRLVTAPLGEAINPDDVAAHLDGAKMVAVVHGETSTGVLNPVPEIARLVRQSGALLTVDAVTTAGMEPFHMAQWGVDYAYTGAQKCLSAPPGLAPVAISERAFARFAARRAPTPLWYCDFEGLRDYWEDHSYHHTVPVNLHYALHAALRAALDEGLENRQRRVQEVGAAIQTALAPLGFTPYVRRPEDRLPTVLALRLPEGLDDAGVRKALRERHISVTGGLGPTAGLIWRLGLMGETARPAPYLTLMHALEDILGERGLAGRFQDALEPVRA; translated from the coding sequence ATGGCGGACGCGACCCCCGAACACACCCTGCTGACCCCTGGACCCACCCCCATCCACCCCAGGGCCATGCAGGCCCTCACGCGCCCCATGCTCGGCCACATGGACCCCGAGGTGTTCGCCCTGAACCGCGAGATCCAGGCCGACCTGCGCGTCATGTACGGCACCGAGGAGAGCACCTTCACCGCGCTGCTCGCCGGGACCGGCAGCCTCGGCATGGAAGCAGGCTTCGCGAACCTCGTCGAGGCCGGCGACGACATCCTGGTGTGCGCCAACGGGTCTTTCGGGCGCCGCATGGCCGAGATGGCCGCCCGCTACGGCGCCCGCGTCCGCCTCGTCACCGCGCCCCTCGGCGAGGCCATCAACCCGGACGACGTCGCCGCGCACCTCGACGGCGCGAAGATGGTCGCCGTCGTCCACGGCGAGACCAGCACCGGCGTCCTGAACCCCGTCCCGGAGATCGCCCGGCTCGTCCGCCAGAGCGGCGCGCTGCTCACCGTGGACGCCGTCACCACCGCCGGGATGGAACCCTTCCACATGGCCCAGTGGGGCGTCGACTACGCCTACACCGGCGCGCAGAAGTGCCTCAGCGCCCCCCCCGGCCTCGCCCCGGTCGCGATCAGCGAACGCGCCTTCGCCCGCTTCGCCGCCCGCCGCGCCCCCACCCCCCTGTGGTACTGCGATTTCGAGGGCCTGCGTGACTACTGGGAGGACCACTCCTACCACCACACCGTCCCCGTCAACCTCCACTACGCCCTGCACGCCGCCCTGCGCGCCGCGCTCGACGAGGGCCTGGAGAACCGCCAGCGACGCGTGCAGGAGGTCGGCGCGGCCATCCAGACGGCCCTGGCCCCACTGGGCTTCACCCCGTACGTCCGCCGCCCCGAGGACCGCCTCCCCACCGTCCTCGCCCTGCGCCTCCCCGAAGGCCTCGACGACGCCGGGGTCCGCAAGGCCCTGCGCGAACGGCACATCAGCGTCACCGGCGGCCTCGGCCCCACCGCGGGCCTCATCTGGCGGCTGGGCCTGATGGGCGAAACCGCCCGCCCCGCCCCCTACCTGACCCTCATGCACGCCCTGGAAGACATCCTGGGTGAACGCGGCCTCGCCGGGCGCTTCCAGGACGCCCTGGAGCCCGTCCGCGCCTGA
- a CDS encoding dipeptidase, whose protein sequence is MSDRHLLIDGHLDLAFNALNGRDLTLPLEALRAADPVADETATVTLPELRAAGLRVCFGTLFALPHGAGSPGGYSDHAGARAQALAQLDAYHRWQDAGLVRLLTTRAEVGAHLQAQDGPLGVVLLMEGADPIRDAGDLPFWVERGVRVIGPAWGRTRYAGGTDAPGPLTPQGRELVQAMRDLNVTLDASHLDDASFWEAAEIGPQLIATHANSRALVPGNRHLTDDMARAVAQAGGMIGLVFLNRFIRPLPEGSLDPVPLSELAAHARHYAALVGWEHVALGTDLDGGFGAEKTPAGVDRYADVPAFLQELPAEARDGVAWGNWARWLTHRL, encoded by the coding sequence CTGAGCGACAGGCACCTGCTGATCGACGGGCATCTGGACCTCGCGTTCAACGCGCTGAACGGCCGCGACCTGACCCTCCCGCTGGAGGCACTGCGCGCGGCGGACCCTGTCGCGGACGAGACCGCCACCGTCACCCTGCCGGAACTGCGCGCGGCTGGTCTGCGCGTGTGCTTCGGGACGCTGTTCGCGCTGCCGCACGGGGCGGGCAGTCCCGGCGGGTACAGCGACCACGCGGGCGCGCGGGCGCAGGCGCTGGCGCAGCTGGACGCGTACCACCGCTGGCAGGACGCCGGACTGGTGCGGCTGCTGACCACGCGGGCGGAGGTCGGCGCGCACCTCCAGGCGCAGGACGGCCCGCTGGGCGTGGTGCTGCTGATGGAGGGCGCCGATCCCATCCGGGACGCCGGGGACCTGCCGTTCTGGGTCGAGCGGGGCGTGCGCGTGATCGGCCCCGCGTGGGGACGCACCCGCTACGCCGGGGGAACGGACGCGCCGGGCCCCCTCACGCCGCAGGGGCGGGAACTGGTGCAGGCCATGCGGGATCTGAACGTCACGCTGGACGCCTCGCACCTGGACGACGCGTCGTTCTGGGAGGCGGCCGAGATCGGGCCGCAGCTGATCGCCACGCACGCCAACAGCCGCGCCCTGGTGCCCGGCAACCGCCACCTGACCGACGACATGGCCCGCGCCGTCGCGCAGGCGGGCGGGATGATCGGACTGGTGTTCCTGAACCGCTTCATCCGCCCGCTGCCCGAGGGCAGCCTGGACCCCGTCCCCCTCTCGGAACTGGCCGCGCACGCCCGGCACTACGCGGCGCTGGTCGGCTGGGAGCACGTCGCGCTCGGCACGGACCTGGACGGGGGCTTCGGCGCGGAGAAGACCCCGGCGGGCGTGGACCGCTACGCGGACGTCCCTGCCTTCCTGCAGGAACTCCCGGCAGAGGCGCGGGACGGCGTGGCGTGGGGGAACTGGGCGCGCTGGCTCACCCACCGGCTGTAA
- a CDS encoding HAD family hydrolase, with translation MSSHPPLRAVLFDRDDTIAFTDPGVYREAALWGQETFGIDARTFGGALREQWDRRAMDWWDLRTPEQEDAFWHAYGQELAGTLGLTDAQMTQLMDRWPYEAYMKPVPNARDVLGTLRERGLKVGVLSNTLPSIDRTLRFVGLDDLVDVAVATCSVGVHKPDPGAYRHAADALGVRLEEVLFVDDKLENVVAARALGMHALLIDLRGEHPDAIHDLAQVLEAVEGLDVAC, from the coding sequence ATGTCCAGCCACCCTCCCCTGCGCGCCGTCCTGTTCGACCGGGACGACACCATCGCCTTCACCGACCCTGGCGTGTACCGCGAGGCGGCCCTGTGGGGCCAGGAGACGTTCGGCATCGACGCCCGCACCTTCGGCGGCGCGCTGCGCGAACAGTGGGACCGCCGCGCGATGGACTGGTGGGACCTGCGCACGCCCGAGCAGGAGGACGCCTTCTGGCACGCCTACGGGCAGGAACTCGCGGGCACCCTCGGCCTGACGGACGCGCAGATGACGCAGCTCATGGACCGCTGGCCGTACGAGGCGTACATGAAACCCGTCCCGAACGCCCGTGACGTCCTGGGAACGCTGCGCGAACGAGGGCTGAAGGTGGGCGTGCTGAGCAACACCCTGCCGAGCATCGACCGAACGCTGCGCTTCGTGGGTCTGGACGATCTGGTGGACGTCGCCGTGGCGACCTGCTCGGTCGGCGTGCACAAACCCGACCCCGGCGCGTACCGGCACGCCGCGGACGCGCTGGGCGTGCGCCTGGAGGAGGTACTGTTCGTGGACGACAAGCTTGAGAACGTCGTGGCCGCCCGCGCGCTGGGCATGCACGCCCTGCTGATCGACCTGCGCGGCGAGCACCCGGACGCCATTCATGACCTCGCTCAGGTGCTGGAGGCCGTGGAGGGACTGGACGTCGCGTGCTGA